gtggcaaacatgtgaaataaatctggcaaacttatttttccacacgaaataacatacgcagcacttctttcgcacgaaattaaagccaacagctagctgtcaaacagcatgtaaatttgttcgcatgaaaaaaccataatttttcgcaaatatgaacagagtactaggctttagagaccgaattttacagttgtgcctatagaattttaaaaggggtaacaaaagtttggttgctttaatcgaaattcttctttgtcaactgtctttctgttgatagaaccgacaaattctatgtgtacaaccgaatcattcgattggcaacaaattcggttgctataacgaatctgtattctctgtgtaGTTTTCAAACATTATATCCATTATCAAATGTATCGCATACATgacttgtaaattaaaatgggAAACGGATGTTGCTTTAATACGTTTTATTTTTGAGATAAATGCTCGTTACATGTGTAACAAATCAAATGATATTCTAAATAAGCTGTTTCATTAAAGTTCTCTCGTTCAAAAAAGCCCGATTAATCTTGCTTAGAGTGGCCTTTCCTTGGTTATATAGGGagtgaaaattatatttaaatccaTTTATTAAGAATCGACTCAACATAAAACAACTAAAATGCGTTTTGCATTCTTTCATATAGTGATCgtgttaataataatttgtaaaatcAAACGTATATATACGGGACAATTGTATATATCGGATGCTAATAATACGTTTTATATAGAATTCGAGAATAATGTATGTACCTAAAACAAATtgaacaataaatcaaataataaattacagCAAATATTCcaattacaatattattttagtttagttGGTTTGTAAGTCAGCATGAATGCTCAAAAATGAACATGTCTCTAGTGGAAATGAAGACGAGTGCAAAGTCTCTGGAACTGAACACATTGATTAAAAgtgttaatgaaaataataatattactggtaaatatttttggataggTGGCATTCGGAACGAATTACCAACTGAAAACTTCCACTGGCATACAACGGGTGAAAAATTTACATACACTGATTGGCTTGGCGATTATCCAAATTACGGTAGCAGTCCACAAGCTTGTGTTGAAATGGTGTTAGCTTTTGATTGGAAATGGCGTAACTATGACTGTTCCTCAAGAAATGGTTtcgtatgtgaattcaacaaagaaaaaatagttaaaaaggaaGATTTAAAAGTTGAGAACCTTAAGTTACAAAAAGAACTAATAAAGCAACAAAAGGAACATCAGGAGCAGTTACAGAAACTTAAAGAACAATATTTAGATCTACAAAATAGTTCTCGTTatatcaatatatattttaataacatttattcCAACTAATCGTAAACTTTGTTGGAACACTATATGctcaattcacaattgatgtcctagtgttgtagcattgtatgtcataaatatttttcaaacaaatttttcgaaacaaaaacaaaacattaataaaaaaaattacaacatacaacgctacgacaccaattgtgaattgggcaatagtGTTTAtgataaattcgaaaattaaaagaaaaaaataatgataaaaaaacgaaacaaaaatgtgttttcattaataaaacCGATATCTTGCTATACTATCTACCCAatatagtaaaattgtttttttgtgaaaagtgCAATTACAGATTTATCTCAATAATACAAGCTTAATGCTTGTAATTCCAACAAATAGATATCCGCACAgtgtcagattttttttaaattagacagtcaaacattttaaacagaattgaaaaaaaatgttttaaaaaaaataaacaattaagttATGTCTTTTCTCATTTTAGCtagaatttaatattgtaaaatattttgctgaaaattaagtcaaatttttaatataaaaattgttttatttcatatttaaatgtgttttttaatgtttttagcaCAATTTTATTTAGGTAATTTTAGATATTGATAGATATATTAGAGAAgctcttaataatttttttaaaatagacgAAAGCTTTTTTCTTTTATCAGCTAGTCTCcagcttttaatcattttctgaactttctttaaaagaaaataaaaatgaaactgCCTCTGCAGaacaattttttccaaaatggtgATGAAAATATCTGAGCATaaagcaagtaagagagctatattcggctgtgccaaatcttttatactcttcaccaaattatacttcagaataaaaatttgaaatatttttaggtaaacaaaattaattttttttcaaattgtttttttttaatttttttttaatttttcgcgaaaaaaaaaacttttggtgaaaaaaaattcgggttaaacaatattttttccgattttgacccattgtaggtccaacttactacggtcttatatacgtcattgcaaaggtctttgaaatatctatcattagatatccatattgtctatattaatgacttagtaatccagatataggtcaaaaatcgaggttgacttggttttttcctcatatctcagccatttgtggaccgattttgctgattttaaatagcaaactactcgaaagcatgtctgaattattgaagatttggatcccgaagatatctggggtcttcagaaaatttatttcaacagacagacagacagacatggcttaatcgactccgctatctataaggatccagaatatatatactttatatggtcggaaaattatattgtggaaattgcaaacggaatgacaaacttatatatacccttctcatgaaggtgaagggtataaaaaaattactgtaTACTTGTTGATCGACCTTTCCTTTAATTCTTATAGATAGTTTATTTTGACCAAACAaattctaagggccagcaacgcgtaACTGAGgcttttttgaggatcggtgcttttacttttgaaaattttttactcgaatctaaatttttttaaaaattggacaaatttggataggtctgggggatgttgtatccgcttaagtgagccaaaattTACTTtgcacgcttttgcattaaatgCTCTTTTCTGATCATATAAAAAGTGTATATAgttccgaagaaaatttttttattagattcgaaaacatttttccatAGTTCCCATACAAGGCCCCTCTCAGAAAAGGACTTGAacataatcaaattttatatgaaccGAAATCTTTCAACAACTTCTGTGaggatcggtacataattgtcTATACCCCCATATTGATGATGGCTATACAAGAATCGGCAcaggaaaaattatattttctttacagcGTTTGCACAACCTTAATATTCAAAAGTGCTCTAATATCAgcctaaatataaactaaaccgATACATACTGCAacaaaattagcaaaaaaaaaaaaattttgatgtctATATACAATTGTACGtagaaaatgaaatttgtatgtggtttaattgaagaaaatattTGCATACAATCGATTTACATTTTGCAATGATTTCAGTCTACTTATATTTATACTTGTATCAATAAATATGAGCTTGAACTTGGGCGTGAGACCTTTTGCAAATAGAAAGAGGCAACATGCAACAAAAGATAAATTCATACACAATTGCCAGACATGtttctatatttttgtataaatatacacAATTACAGTGTCGGTCAAAATATATTggacaaatattaattttatacaatttataattGCTTGTTTTtctaccctacaccaccacagAGGGGTGTACTTGTTTTTGCACTGATggttgtaacgtccaaaaatatttgtctaacaatattagtccaaaaaaaaatattagtatacCAATTGACTCAGAATTATGTTCTGAgacgatttaacgatgtccgtccgtttggctggctgtccatgcatATGAAATATACATCACGCTACCTAATTCCAGGGTATTCAGTCTATAacacggttagtccgatattattaaacatAGAAAAATTGATATTTACGAAACCGTTAAtccttttataaaacaaaaaatctaaaattttgtgaaaatttgcgaattcacttaattgtgaataaattcgaaaagattttgttactattacatgtggctttgcgataaagcaataaatctgaacaatttcagaagttttcgattttccatgattttttcaaaacaaaaaaatttgctattttcaccaaaaaaatatattttttgtttcaatttgttattataactccgaaactactgagtcgattgaaatgcaatatatgtgtgaaaatttgtacatagcatgttgaaaatgttttcaaaattcaatcattcaaaagaagaacattaactactcagttttatgtatatcaaacaaaacactaaaattttgtgaaaaagagtgaattcaattaattgtgaacaaattcgaaaagaatcaatcgatttttacgatcgatatctcatgttgttgcttttgtatgtggctttgcgataaagcattaaatctgaataatttatgtcgttttcgatttttcatgatttttttaaaactaaatagtttgttattttcacgtaaaaaatatactttttgtttcaatttgttattataactccgaaactactgaaatGCGATAAATAAACGGATTAAGGGTTATGTAAATcgcaacttttctaagtttatttcaataacatcggactaaccctttttgagttatcattaattatgtggataaatgtataacaaaatttataatttcacttaaaacgttttttttttttaaatctatccagagaatttaaaaatttgaccatttttgtacttaggtagccagtagctcgtttctgtatttctcgcatcggataacttctcacatgaagtgtgaaacaaaaaattccatcgtttctcgatgtgcgagaaaaaagtgtttctgtatttgaatgcgaaaacagacaacacagattctgttcttactggaatatttcgagtaattaagtgtcaaatgcaagacaaacgtcaaagaaagaaattataataaaaccaaaacaatgaaaggctaataaatttattagcCTTTCATTGTTGATAGAAATATACAGCATCGCGTAGAACAAAGTGTCTATCATTTTCTTAATGCCACTGGGAAAAAAGTGACGGAAACTTTTGTGTACGTGTGATTTTGCATCCTTCTctaatttatgaattttgtcGCCCGTAGAACATATATCTGAACTGCTCACTCTAATGTTGTTTACTATATATATGGATATATCGGTCAAAATTGACTAATCAAACTTGATGGATATATTCGTCACTGTTGACGGACATATCAGTTGAAATAAAAcacgatttatttcaattaatttctttatattaaataaaactaattaaattgtGGCCCTTTGTTCTCAATAGGAACCACAGGACATAATAATAtacacaattaaataaaaaaatctattataactGCTTTTGTAAAACATCTGAAATTTGAAGAGGGATTCTAACTTATGCCCGGATGAGGAGGCTCGAACTTCCTGTTAAGGGagtaacaaattgtttaaaattactatttcatttttaatttcattaatcaACTTACTTTGCTTTTGTAGTTCTGTGTCTTATGCTATCATGCACCTTAAATACAGACAGAACCAATGTCTGAGCATGATATTCCCTAAGATCTTTAGAAAACCAACCTTTCTCGTCTTTGAGTCCATGTATTTTGTCACTCAAAAAATCTTCTGTAGCCcacaatgtttatttttattggctTCTGAGGGCGTAACATCGCCCTGAAATAGTTATTGATCAGCTTTATCCTCAAATGTgctgtaataaataaaaaaaaagttatatttgtGTCTATTGTTGTGAGCTATTTTGTCCACTTACCCAATCTTTGTTCTTTcggaaatatacatttttgaaatttttttttatttaaaaattgaatatatttaattttttaatactcttCAGCACgacacacaaattttaaaaataaatgtaaacttTTCGGAGATTTACTTTTTTACgtcaaaatatgtcaaaaatgcaACTCTGCAACATACATTGGTCAATGATGATGGATATTTCCATCAACAATGCATTTGTAATGTGTAAATGTGTTGGTAAACATCTTTTGTGTGTATTAGTTTCGGTCATCTATTTCTTGTAGGGAAatttaaaatgccaaaatataacaattgtgttttattgattgtcatcatttaaatataaaacaagaagTAAAGTGTAGCGCTTAAAActtctgaatttaaaaaaataatttaaaaacacatttttgtgtacttaaaggtgtatatataattattttattcaaactctgtgctacttacattttcggctgatttgggttccatatttatacatacgaagttaaaaatatctaaattttgtttttctcacatcaatttcaaatgtgacttgttttgacagttcttgtgagaaactttacgcaaaatattgttacagaaacactttttctcacatccttccaataattgctggaaaattatttaaatgacagataattctcgcaaactcaagatacagaaacacttgtgcgagaaaaaacatattttgtttaattttacactgtttttgttgcaattcaatcgtttcatgcggacattttttcgattcgagaaatacagaaacgggctacaggatgcatcaaatctatataatggTTAGTCAAGCTTAAGGCCCaatataatatgcatacactagcttaagtcagcttaagcaactgtgcgaatacagataaaacgtatgtgacaaactataatgtacttaagagagtttcgtcaagtttcgtcaacttttatttgcttaagcaaagagcgatgctggtcgcacattccgtacggaatcagctgtttgtttattttatacaaagaaaataaagaaaaaaatgtaaaggatgaagaaaattaatttattttcataaaataataagaaatacgtatttttttaattacgtgttgcacataaatgtgcaaatggggctaaattgttttgaatgcacgtaagtacattatggccacctaaaagtttcttcggattttcttaagcatttgacagacttttcgttcagttttgacattaacttaagctagcttatgcatattatagttgggcctttagtCTAAattaacacagtacaacatttttcagttcattgctttgggactcaattctgacaattgcacgtgaaagtagctccaaaaataagaacttctgcatcattagttttgtcaagttggctgccgtaataatttaatgaccatacgaatttgttttcctcaaggtggatttttatcactttttctatattttagcacggttatatctcgtataccgtacgaaatatctcttttgtggctgaaggaaagttgtagatattgaatagtagaaaaaaagtacggaacatacctacccgaaaaagatgcatccagtgccttaaaaccgcaaaaatgcccatttttttaaaaaaaattaccaatttttcaccttttttgctcaataactggattacaaatccaattatggaccgatcaccatgaaattaggtcgcgtgatttatgtctatatgaaagttatttatcatgaattttgtatgtataccatcatttttaacagatttatgcactttaaagtgatttccgtaagcgggacttatatgggagctatgaataattatggaccgatcataataaaattttttgacatgaattttgtatatacaaaacttatttggagcgaaatttgtgtagatacatatataaattaaacatttatgaccgataaagtccaatttcgggaggacatttgtatggaggctaggtgaaataatgaaccgatttcagccaatttcaacaggcttcttccttgggccgaacaaattatatataccacatttttttatgatcggtccataattagtcatagctctcatataagacacgcttccgaaaatcactttaaagtgcataaatctgttaaaaattatggtatacatacaaaattcatgataaataactttcatatagaaacaaatcacacgacctaatttcatggtgatcggtccataattggatttgtaatccagttattgatcaaaaaaggtgaaaaattggtaaaaaaaattaaaaaataagcatttttgcgatttttaaggcactggatgcacttttttcgggtaggtatgttccgtactttttttctactattcaatatctacaactttccttcagccacaaaagagatactccgtacggtatacgagatataaccgtgctaaaatatagaaaaagtgataaaaatccaccttgacgaaaaaaattcgtatgaccattaaatttttacggcagccaacttgacaaaactaatgatgcagaagttcttatttttggggctactttcacgtgcaattgtcagaattgagtcccaaaatcatgtgttgtactgtgtaataaaagcaataacacaaaaaagtaaattttattcgaaatatCAATACATGGCATTCGCATTTCAAAATGATTTCAGGCATATGGCTATCGCGTCAGTCCTTGATGAAACGCATTCTACACCTCTAAtatgttagtgcatatttttctctttacagaaattttagcatatttttcgttttatggCATACtattgcatatttaactcataactgcatatttttgttgcatattaaGATTAATCGAAAACCTTGAGTTCAAAGCAAGTTGATAGATTTGCACATATTGTAACGATGATATTAAGAAACAGAATACATGAATATCGATTGACGAAACAATGGATGAGAATGGAAGTTTGTATTTTGAGTCCCAATTATAAAATTGCACTGAAAAGGTTTTTTAATTGCCGCAGTCTTATATAGTACAAACCACTCCACTATTGAAAGGCTGTttgataattctatttaaattttggaatgaaTACTCACTCCACTCTCTCCATCGAGTTTTTTGAGAAACTtggtaaaattatattatgccactaattattaaaaaatgttgaaatagaCGTTAGacagtttaaaatattaatgattaagattgtctaagaaactctaCGGAAATCTAAAAAGTagatttagtttgaaaatttgaaaacttaagtaaacacatagcaatttattgctaaatataataaaatcaattaaaactattttcatgtTGTGCCAAATTAGTgacttttcgatttttaatcctataataactGATTTTAATTGATGAGTTCACTATTTTATTtactgtttatatattttttttaataaaactttgaaatcaaaCAGAACCatctatttttaagtgcatattttttatatttttcatttttaagtgcatttagagcatatttttataTGCCCTGATCATAAGAAAtactgaaattaaattttgttgttaatattgTAATACTGaggatatatttttattttagagtcCATGTCTTGTTTCTAAAATCATTACTTTCTTTTgaattggaaaaaagttttgaaCCGAATTCTCTTCAATATGTTTTGATCGACACTGTATGTAGGAATGTATCTGTGTATATGGATTTGGTTGCATGGATAAAATTGCAATAACAGACAGATAAAATGCcttaatttgtttgtgtttttcttttttttttttgttcttgctATTGTTTTGTTTGTGAAATTCTAAGGACTGGGCAGTGCGCGCCTAAATATTAGTACACAATTacaattatcattattatctaaATCACACAAATCGTCTGAATGTATTCTAcatataacaaaattaatttatttctagGAAAACTTTAATGTgacgattattttaatttaactttcaAATCAATGCACAAACTTTATCGCGCGCACTCTTTTCCTAAATATGCATGTAAGTATGGGCGGTTGATGTGTGTACATTTATATATGAATTGAGCTTCTGAAAGCGCTTGTAGCTAGAAATTCAATTAATTGCCTTTTGATACAATTGCTAATTCAACACTTCTATGTATATTCTCTCACAACAACCAGTGATACTTAAGCAGAGAAAGTATttggtattaaaataaatagaaaacattcaaaatatatacatttataattATATGTATAAAGATGTACATCCGATTAATGTGACAGTTGGATATATAACTGCAGTGCTGAAAGTTTTAGAGAAATCAGAAAATATTAACAAGTTCTGCCTCGGCTATGATGTTTAAGAATGCTTTGACAAGGTATAAAAAGAAGCCTTTATCTAAATTTTCATCgaaaagtttcaaaatataCTGCTGAAAACAATGCCCTtgaattgttgaaaaatattttaagaagaaTATTTTAAGAAGTCTATAACGGATTTTGCACAGTTTCGTGCAAaatccgttatagactctgaaacGATCCAACCGATTTGAATGTGTAAGGGTTTTTAGATttatcaaatatcaaaatttaaaactcaaaatatcaaaattcgcttataacttagccaataagcatttaatcaagaaaaggagctcgatctgtgatcactcatatttctgaccaaaaatcgtttttttatataaaaactcaaaatatctaaattcgcaaataacttgggcaataagcgttgaatcaagaaaaagagctcgatctgtgatcatatttctgaataaacattgattttttatataaaaactcacaatatctaaattcgctaataacttgttcaataagcgtttaatcaaagaaagaactcgatctgtgatcatatttcttaacaaacattgattttttatataaaaattcacaatatctaaattcgctaataacttgttcaataagcgcttaatcaagaaaaagaactcgatctgtgatcactcatatttctgacaaaaaattgattttttatataaaaactcacaatatctaaattcgctaataacttggccaataagcgtttaatcaagaaaaggagctcgatctgtgatcacaagcattttttaacttggacaggacaacgtctgttgggtcagctagtatgat
The nucleotide sequence above comes from Calliphora vicina chromosome 1, idCalVici1.1, whole genome shotgun sequence. Encoded proteins:
- the LOC135951733 gene encoding lithostathine-like produces the protein MSLVEMKTSAKSLELNTLIKSVNENNNITGKYFWIGGIRNELPTENFHWHTTGEKFTYTDWLGDYPNYGSSPQACVEMVLAFDWKWRNYDCSSRNGFVCEFNKEKIVKKEDLKVENLKLQKELIKQQKEHQEQLQKLKEQYLDLQNSSRYINIYFNNIYSN